A genomic window from Terrisporobacter glycolicus ATCC 14880 = DSM 1288 includes:
- a CDS encoding peptide MFS transporter: protein MENTVKTKKKYPKGFYVCAFSFTLERMAFYSCKWLIALFVAKTLLEGGLGLTDADGAKMSANLVAFTYLTPIFGGYIADRWVSPRICVPLGTFLMGLGYLCGWQSATQGSVAMIWLMIILVSIGTGLFKGNISGINGRLFEDKAQLDSAFTIQYSFVNIGSFIGTTAVSFVAYGVGFGPTFIVCALLLFLDTLWLIFGGRAYFGDIGKKPFKINETNIESEKDKQKSDSEPLTKKEKHRVAAIFLVTLFSVIFWVVWYLTYMPILYHWGPDFDYANKANWMIGNFTVPSAWFDSLNALCCIVLGPVLAAVWTKRANSPKGDLSMFKKTALGMLLLGIAFVVMAGAEIIRGEGQANLMWIVAVGILMSLGEMVFSPLGNSFISKFSPPRVLGLMMGVWPFAIFIAGKSYGYLYEFLGKYSFAPAYGIVGAIVLVCGIILWSLDKKFNTLVE from the coding sequence ATGGAAAACACTGTAAAAACAAAGAAGAAATACCCTAAAGGCTTTTATGTATGTGCATTTTCATTTACATTAGAGCGTATGGCATTTTACTCTTGTAAATGGCTAATTGCATTATTTGTTGCAAAAACATTACTTGAAGGTGGCTTAGGCCTAACTGATGCAGATGGTGCAAAAATGAGTGCAAACTTAGTAGCATTTACATACTTAACACCTATATTTGGTGGTTATATAGCAGATAGATGGGTAAGTCCTAGAATCTGCGTACCTTTAGGAACATTTTTAATGGGTCTTGGATATTTATGTGGATGGCAATCTGCAACACAAGGCTCAGTTGCAATGATATGGTTAATGATTATTTTAGTTTCTATTGGAACAGGTTTATTTAAAGGAAATATATCAGGTATAAATGGTAGATTATTTGAAGATAAAGCACAGCTGGATTCAGCCTTTACAATTCAGTATTCATTTGTAAATATTGGTTCATTTATAGGTACTACAGCTGTATCTTTTGTAGCTTATGGAGTAGGTTTTGGTCCAACATTCATAGTTTGTGCTCTATTATTATTCCTTGATACTCTATGGTTAATATTTGGAGGAAGAGCATACTTTGGTGATATAGGTAAAAAACCATTTAAAATCAATGAAACAAATATTGAAAGTGAAAAAGATAAGCAAAAAAGCGATAGTGAACCTCTGACTAAAAAAGAAAAACATAGAGTTGCAGCTATTTTCCTTGTAACTTTATTCTCTGTAATTTTCTGGGTTGTATGGTACTTAACATACATGCCAATTCTGTATCACTGGGGTCCTGATTTTGACTATGCTAACAAAGCAAACTGGATGATTGGTAACTTTACAGTTCCATCTGCATGGTTTGACTCATTAAACGCTTTATGTTGTATAGTACTAGGACCAGTACTTGCTGCTGTATGGACTAAGCGTGCTAATTCACCAAAAGGCGATTTAAGTATGTTTAAGAAAACTGCATTAGGTATGTTACTTCTTGGTATAGCATTTGTAGTAATGGCTGGAGCTGAGATAATAAGAGGAGAAGGTCAAGCGAACTTAATGTGGATTGTTGCAGTAGGTATATTAATGTCTCTTGGTGAAATGGTATTCTCGCCACTAGGAAACTCATTTATATCTAAGTTCTCACCACCTAGAGTTTTAGGACTTATGATGGGAGTATGGCCATTTGCAATATTTATAGCAGGTAAATCTTATGGATACTTATATGAATTTTTAGGTAAATATTCATTTGCACCAGCATATGGTATAGTTGGAGCAATCGTTCTTGTCTGCGGTATAATATTATGGTCATTAGATAAGAAATTCAATACTTTAGTAGAATAA
- a CDS encoding response regulator transcription factor has protein sequence MRVLVVDDDKLVCVSLKTILEVESDIEVVATGCNGNEAIELYHESNPDILLMDIRMDGLTGLEAAETILKEDSNAKILFLTTFSDNEYIIRALNIGAKGYIIKQNFECIVPSLKAVYAGQNVFGDDIICKLPSLLDNSNSTDFSEFGITQKELEVITLIAEGLSNKEIANILFLSEGTVRNTLSNILQKLNLRDRTQVAIFYYKNI, from the coding sequence ATGCGTGTATTAGTTGTTGATGATGATAAGTTAGTATGTGTTTCTCTAAAAACCATACTTGAAGTTGAAAGTGATATAGAAGTGGTGGCAACTGGATGTAATGGTAATGAGGCTATCGAACTTTATCATGAATCAAATCCAGATATCCTGCTTATGGATATTCGTATGGATGGTTTAACTGGGCTTGAAGCAGCCGAAACTATTTTAAAAGAAGATAGTAATGCAAAAATATTATTTTTGACTACTTTTTCTGATAATGAATATATAATAAGGGCTTTAAATATTGGCGCTAAGGGTTATATTATAAAGCAAAATTTTGAATGTATAGTTCCTTCACTAAAGGCAGTTTATGCTGGTCAAAATGTTTTTGGTGATGATATCATCTGTAAACTTCCTTCTCTTCTTGATAATTCTAATTCTACAGATTTCTCTGAATTTGGAATTACACAAAAAGAGCTGGAAGTTATTACTCTTATAGCTGAAGGACTTAGTAATAAGGAAATTGCTAATATTCTTTTTTTAAGTGAAGGTACTGTTAGAAATACTCTTAGTAATATTCTCCAAAAGTTAAACTTGAGAGACAGGACTCAAGTGGCTATTTTTTATTATAAAAACATATAA
- a CDS encoding sensor histidine kinase, with protein sequence MSIKFENKNRELLEKQDYEVNLATLRERNRIARDIHDNVGHLLSRCILQIGALLAINKDENINLNLGLIKDTLSEAMDSVRSSVHDLHEDAVDLQVEIQQLVDNFEFCSIKLDYDLESNPTKKIKYSFISITKEALSNIIKHSNATEVSIFLREHPSLHQLVIYDNGSNIKYNSENGIGIKNIKDRIASINGSLNISTDNGFRIFISVPKKLD encoded by the coding sequence TTGTCTATAAAATTTGAAAATAAAAATAGAGAACTTTTGGAAAAACAAGATTATGAAGTTAATTTAGCCACACTTAGAGAGCGTAATAGAATTGCAAGGGATATTCACGATAATGTTGGTCATTTACTGTCTAGATGTATCCTTCAAATTGGAGCCCTTTTGGCTATTAATAAAGATGAAAATATTAATTTAAACCTTGGACTTATAAAAGATACTTTGTCAGAGGCTATGGATAGTGTTAGAAGTAGTGTTCATGATCTACACGAAGATGCTGTTGATCTTCAAGTGGAAATTCAACAATTAGTTGATAATTTTGAGTTTTGCTCCATAAAACTTGATTATGATTTGGAGTCAAATCCCACAAAGAAAATAAAATATAGTTTTATTTCCATAACAAAAGAGGCTTTATCTAATATTATAAAACACTCCAATGCTACGGAAGTTTCTATTTTTCTTCGTGAGCATCCATCTTTACATCAGCTTGTTATTTACGATAATGGAAGTAATATTAAGTATAATAGTGAAAATGGAATCGGTATAAAAAATATAAAAGATAGGATTGCTTCCATTAATGGAAGTTTAAATATAAGTACTGACAATGGTTTTAGAATTTTTATTTCTGTTCCTAAAAAATTAGATTAG
- a CDS encoding ABC transporter ATP-binding protein, whose amino-acid sequence MVIKVKNLVKRYDDLLALDHLNLEVKEGEVFGLLGPNGSGKSTAINCILSLLEYDKGDIEIYGKTMSPEAYDIKRNIGVIMQNVAVFEELTVYENIDYFCGLYISDKNLRKIYVEDAIEFVGLDEYKKFYPKKLSGGLLRRLNIACGIAHKPKLIILDEPTVAVDPQSRNNILEGIQKLNKEGATIVYTSHYMEEVEQICTNISIMDKGKVIATGSSEELKGMINCGETITVETFKIEEEVIKGLRELPNITYVKYKDNYLVVKSSKGKNNLSIVIDYLRKNKVQIGKIYSEPPTLNDVFLEITGKALRD is encoded by the coding sequence ATGGTTATAAAAGTTAAAAACCTTGTTAAAAGATATGATGATTTATTGGCATTAGATCATCTAAATTTGGAAGTTAAAGAAGGAGAAGTCTTTGGACTTTTAGGACCAAACGGTTCAGGAAAAAGTACAGCAATAAATTGTATCTTATCTTTATTAGAATATGACAAAGGCGATATAGAAATTTATGGAAAAACAATGAGTCCAGAAGCTTATGATATAAAAAGAAATATAGGAGTAATAATGCAAAATGTTGCTGTGTTTGAAGAGTTAACAGTATATGAAAATATAGATTATTTCTGTGGTTTATACATTTCAGATAAAAATCTTAGAAAAATATATGTGGAAGATGCCATAGAATTTGTTGGACTTGATGAATATAAAAAATTTTATCCTAAAAAACTAAGTGGTGGACTACTAAGAAGGTTAAATATAGCCTGTGGAATAGCACATAAGCCAAAGCTAATAATTCTAGATGAGCCAACAGTAGCAGTAGATCCTCAAAGTAGAAACAATATTTTAGAAGGAATACAAAAACTAAATAAAGAAGGTGCTACAATTGTATACACATCTCATTATATGGAAGAAGTAGAACAAATCTGTACAAATATTTCAATTATGGATAAAGGCAAAGTAATAGCAACAGGAAGTAGTGAAGAATTAAAAGGAATGATAAACTGTGGAGAAACAATTACAGTAGAAACTTTTAAAATAGAAGAAGAAGTTATAAAAGGACTAAGAGAACTACCTAATATAACTTATGTAAAATACAAAGACAATTATTTAGTGGTTAAATCAAGTAAAGGAAAAAATAATTTATCAATTGTAATAGATTATCTAAGAAAAAATAAGGTGCAAATAGGAAAAATCTATTCAGAGCCACCTACGTTAAATGATGTTTTCTTAGAGATTACAGGAAAAGCGTTAAGAGATTAA
- a CDS encoding ABC transporter permease — MFLHSYKYRVKCIIRDKNMMFWTLLFPILLATLFNLSLSNLSSAEDFSAVNIAIVKDKEYDNKEFIDVVNSVSVGESDDPLFNIKYTSEVKAKDLLDNNKIDGYLYLDKDIDIVVKDSGINQTIIKSFVDEYKQTESTIKRIIKENPMAMQSIGVDNLFKKTDYIKEVAISKTSINESINYFYTLIAMACLYGGFLGLKEISQIQANQSPQGARVSVAPTHKLKVFMSSMIAATTVQLFDIGVLMAYLSFVLKVSFSNQIGYILLACVVGTITGVSFGTCLGVVLKKSEGVKVGILVGATMSMSFLSGMMYDKMKYIVNSKMPILSYINPVNLIADSFYSLYYYDTTTKYFINIGLLCILSIVCSGITYLVLRGQKYASL; from the coding sequence TTGTTTCTTCATAGTTATAAATATAGAGTTAAATGTATTATAAGAGATAAGAATATGATGTTTTGGACATTATTATTTCCCATATTATTAGCAACACTATTTAATCTATCTCTTTCAAATCTTTCAAGTGCTGAAGATTTTTCAGCAGTTAACATAGCTATTGTAAAGGATAAAGAATATGATAATAAAGAGTTTATAGATGTAGTAAATTCAGTTTCAGTGGGAGAAAGTGATGATCCTTTATTTAATATAAAATATACATCAGAAGTTAAGGCAAAGGACTTATTAGACAATAATAAAATAGATGGATATTTATATTTGGATAAAGATATAGACATAGTAGTAAAAGATAGTGGAATAAACCAGACTATAATAAAAAGTTTTGTAGATGAATACAAACAAACAGAATCTACAATAAAAAGAATTATAAAAGAAAATCCAATGGCAATGCAAAGTATTGGTGTAGATAACTTATTCAAAAAAACGGATTATATTAAAGAAGTAGCCATAAGCAAAACTTCTATAAACGAAAGTATAAATTATTTTTACACACTTATTGCAATGGCTTGCTTATATGGTGGATTTTTAGGGCTTAAAGAAATATCTCAAATTCAAGCTAATCAATCTCCACAGGGAGCTAGAGTTAGTGTAGCTCCAACCCATAAACTAAAAGTATTTATGTCATCTATGATAGCTGCAACAACAGTTCAATTATTTGATATTGGAGTACTTATGGCCTATCTTTCTTTTGTATTAAAAGTAAGTTTTTCAAATCAGATAGGATATATATTACTAGCATGTGTAGTAGGAACTATTACGGGAGTATCTTTTGGAACATGTTTAGGCGTAGTTCTCAAAAAATCAGAGGGAGTGAAGGTAGGTATATTAGTAGGAGCAACTATGTCCATGTCATTTTTATCAGGTATGATGTACGATAAAATGAAATATATTGTAAATTCAAAAATGCCTATATTAAGTTATATAAACCCTGTAAATCTAATAGCAGATTCATTTTATTCACTATACTATTACGATACTACAACTAAGTATTTTATAAATATAGGATTACTTTGCATTTTATCCATAGTATGTAGTGGAATCACATACTTAGTTTTAAGGGGGCAAAAATATGCAAGTTTATAA
- a CDS encoding ABC transporter permease, protein MQVYKAFFKVIRKNLGQLSIYMVVFVVFAIALGNSNQNPKDINFEDTKVNIAFINKDEDSKVVNGLKEYLKANTNIVNIGNTKADLQDALYFREVEYIITIPKGFTEKILNNSEKATIEKNTRPNSISEVYIDNLVNRYLNTAKTYTLALGNISQSELVKYISEDLDYSTKVKVSTYENGYISNTGCKNYYNYLAYSMFAILILGVTAVMLTFENKDLKMRNLSSALTMRSMNFQLVLGNISYAIVAWLIMILASFVMYKGYMFSMNGILFLVNSFIFTLAALSVGLLISTIVKTRSAMSAAANVVSLGFCFISGVFVPQEYLGKAVISIAKFNPTYWYIKANEEISVLVNFTETNVTPIIYSMLIVLGFAVAILSVTLVIMKQKRFSS, encoded by the coding sequence ATGCAAGTTTATAAAGCTTTTTTCAAAGTTATTCGTAAAAATTTAGGTCAACTTTCAATATATATGGTAGTGTTTGTAGTATTTGCTATAGCACTTGGAAATTCAAATCAAAATCCAAAAGATATAAATTTTGAAGATACAAAAGTAAATATAGCATTTATAAATAAAGATGAAGACTCGAAAGTTGTAAATGGATTGAAAGAATACCTTAAGGCAAATACAAATATTGTGAATATAGGAAATACGAAAGCAGATTTACAAGATGCACTTTATTTTAGGGAAGTGGAGTATATAATAACAATACCTAAAGGATTTACAGAAAAAATATTAAATAATAGTGAAAAAGCAACTATTGAAAAAAATACAAGGCCAAATTCAATTAGTGAAGTTTATATAGATAATTTAGTAAATAGATATTTAAACACTGCAAAAACATATACTTTAGCTTTAGGAAATATATCTCAGTCAGAACTTGTAAAGTATATAAGTGAGGATTTAGACTATAGCACAAAGGTAAAAGTAAGCACTTATGAAAATGGATATATAAGCAATACAGGATGTAAAAATTATTATAACTATCTAGCCTATTCCATGTTTGCAATATTAATACTTGGAGTAACAGCAGTTATGTTAACATTTGAAAACAAGGATTTAAAAATGAGAAATTTATCTTCTGCATTAACCATGAGAAGTATGAATTTTCAACTAGTATTAGGAAATATTAGTTATGCAATTGTTGCATGGCTTATTATGATATTAGCAAGCTTCGTAATGTACAAAGGTTATATGTTTAGTATGAATGGAATTTTATTTTTAGTAAACTCATTTATATTTACTTTAGCAGCACTAAGTGTAGGTCTACTTATTTCTACCATAGTTAAAACTAGAAGTGCAATGTCAGCAGCAGCCAATGTGGTATCTTTGGGATTTTGTTTTATAAGTGGAGTATTTGTACCACAGGAATATCTAGGAAAAGCAGTGATTTCTATAGCAAAATTTAACCCAACTTACTGGTATATAAAAGCAAATGAAGAAATTTCAGTATTGGTTAATTTTACTGAGACAAATGTAACGCCTATAATTTATAGCATGCTTATTGTACTTGGGTTTGCAGTAGCCATATTATCAGTAACTCTTGTTATTATGAAACAGAAAAGATTTAGTAGTTAA
- a CDS encoding anthranilate synthase component II has protein sequence MILMIDNYDSFVYNLVQYIGELGEEIVVRRNKEITLEEIETLNPEIIVLSPGPCSPTEAGICIDVVNHFKGKKPILGICLGHQTIGHVFGASVVKALEPVHGKVHSIKHNNKGVFKDLNNPLNVTRYHSLVVDKENLPHDLEITALTNEGEIMGLRHKNYLIEGVQFHPEAILSEQGHEILRNFIKEARERVCV, from the coding sequence ATGATTCTTATGATTGATAACTACGACTCATTTGTATATAACCTAGTTCAATATATAGGAGAATTGGGAGAAGAAATCGTAGTAAGAAGAAACAAAGAAATAACGTTAGAAGAAATTGAAACTTTAAATCCAGAAATAATAGTTTTATCACCAGGACCATGTTCGCCTACAGAGGCCGGAATATGTATAGATGTGGTAAATCATTTTAAGGGGAAAAAGCCAATTCTTGGTATATGCTTAGGGCATCAAACTATAGGACATGTTTTTGGAGCAAGTGTAGTAAAAGCATTGGAGCCTGTACATGGAAAGGTTCATTCTATAAAACATAATAATAAAGGTGTATTTAAAGATTTAAATAACCCACTAAATGTAACAAGATATCATTCTTTAGTAGTAGACAAAGAAAATTTACCTCATGATTTAGAAATAACTGCTTTGACAAATGAAGGAGAGATAATGGGTCTTAGACACAAAAATTACCTTATAGAAGGGGTACAATTTCATCCAGAAGCTATTTTGTCAGAGCAAGGTCATGAAATACTTAGAAACTTTATAAAAGAAGCTAGAGAAAGGGTATGTGTGTAA